TGCAACCAAACGAGATCTCTGCGATCGTCACTGGCTTTGACAACCAAGCCGGTTTGCAAAGCAACGGGCTGCACGTCCAAGGCCAGAAGTTCATGTTTTTGAGGGCCGACGACAGAAGTATTTATGGGAGACACGATGCGGAAGGTGTGATTTGCGTGAGAACAAAGCAAACAATTCTGGTGGCACACTACCCACCAACTGTTCAAGCCGGTGAGGCCACCAAGATTGTGGAACAGCTAGCCGATTACTTGATCAGCGTTCAATACTAAGTTTATATTGTTTAAACTTTATGGTATAGAACgaagaattgaagagggaaaaaagagagtGGTTTGATCACCCCTCAAAAGAATCCCATAGCTTCCCGTCGTCTTAAAAGgaatgtttctttttgattGGTATGGTTCCTGCATTGTGTGAATACAACCATGTGTTTAcatgaatatatatacagtgCTTACATATTATATTTCGATCTC
The genomic region above belongs to Huiozyma naganishii CBS 8797 chromosome 2, complete genome and contains:
- the PFY1 gene encoding profilin (similar to Saccharomyces cerevisiae PFY1 (YOR122C); ancestral locus Anc_5.439), whose protein sequence is MSWQAYTDNLLGTGKVDKAVIYSRAGDSVWATSGGLTLQPNEISAIVTGFDNQAGLQSNGLHVQGQKFMFLRADDRSIYGRHDAEGVICVRTKQTILVAHYPPTVQAGEATKIVEQLADYLISVQY